In Zygosaccharomyces rouxii strain CBS732 chromosome D complete sequence, one DNA window encodes the following:
- the RCF1 gene encoding respiratory supercomplex assembly factor RCF1 (similar to uniprot|Q03713 Saccharomyces cerevisiae YML030W) — protein sequence MSGLPSSFDSKEASVDELPFLEKVKFHCKQQPLVPLGTLLTTGAVALAAQNVRTGNKKKAQVWFRWRVGLQAATLVALVAGSFIYGSSLKEKKSEEEKMREKAKMRELLWIQELERRDQETQYRRKRAELARQKMQENEAAVSRLQKELKDLESHIKNEK from the coding sequence ATGTCAGGTCTCCCCTCAAGCTTTGATTCCAAGGAAGCAAgtgttgatgaattaccATTTCTTGAGAAAGTCAAATTCCACTGTAAACAACAGCCATTAGTTCCCCTAGGGACACTCTTAACTACTGGTGCTGTTGCGCTTGCAGCTCAAAATGTAAGAACTGGtaataagaagaaagccCAAGTTTGGTTCAGGTGGCGTGTTGGTCTACAAGCAGCTACCTTGGTAGCATTGGTGGCAGGTTCATTCATCTATGGTAGTTCATTAAAGGAGAAGAAATCCGAGGAGGAAAAGATGAGAGAGAAGGCAAAGATGAGAGAATTGTTGTGGATTCAAGAACTGGAAAGAAGAGATCAAGAAACTCAGTATAGAAGGAAGAGGGCAGAGTTAGCTCGTCAAAAGATGCAAGAAAACGAGGCCGCGGTCTCGAGGCTGcagaaagaattgaaagatctgGAGTCACACATCAAGAACGAGAAATAG
- the GUK1 gene encoding guanylate kinase (highly similar to uniprot|P15454 Saccharomyces cerevisiae YDR454C GUK1 Guanylate kinase converts GMP to GDP required for growth and mannose outer chain elongation of cell wall N-linked glycoproteins), with protein MSRPIVFSGPSGTGKSTLLKKLFAEFPDKFGFSVSSTTRSPRPGEVNGREYNFVQVEQFQKMIQEGKFIEWAQFSGNYYGTAVDSVKKVIESGKVCLLDIDMQGVKAVKSSDLNARFLFIAPPSVEDLESRLRGRGTETEESISKRLAAAKGEMDFASTGVHDKIIVNDDLNRAYDEMKQFILATEK; from the coding sequence ATGTCTCGTCCCATCGTTTTTTCAGGTCCCAGTGGTACCGGTAAATCAACACTCTTGAAGAAACTATTTGCAGAATTTCctgataaatttggattcaGCGTTTCTTCTACTACTAGATCACCTCGTCCAGGTGAAGTTAATGGTAGAGAGTATAATTTCGTTCAAGTagaacaatttcaaaagatgatccaagaaggaaaatttATTGAATGGGCACAATTTTCTGGTAATTACTACGGTACTGCTGTGGATAGTGTTAAAAAAGTCATTGAATCAGGTAAAGTTTGTCTATTGGATATTGATATGCAAGGTGTTAAAGCTGTCAAATCATCCGATTTGAACGCTAgattccttttcattgCACCACCATCAgtagaagatttagaaagCAGATTGAGAGGAAGAGGTACTGAAACCGAAGAATCTATCAGCAAGAGACTAGCGGCAGCCAAGGGCGAGATGGATTTTGCCTCTACTGGTGTCCATGACAAAATAATTGTCAATGACGATTTGAACAGGGCATATGATGAGATGAAGCAGTTTATTCTCGCAACTGAGAAATAA
- the NHX1 gene encoding bifunctional K:H/Na:H antiporter NHX1 (similar to uniprot|Q04121 Saccharomyces cerevisiae YDR456W NHX1 Endosomal Na+/H+ exchanger) gives MGSEVLSLVVKVLWVAGRAFAQSRTQEDDELLPPGGPDKDIPIPDDPGQDVNPVTEEMFSSWALFILLFLLISALWSSYYLTQKRIRAVHETVLSIFYGMVIGLVIRMTPGHYIQDTVTFNSSYFFNVLLPPIILNSGYELNQVNFFNNILSILTFAIPGTFISAVVLGVIIFIWTSLGLEGVNISFVDALSVGATLSATDPVTILSIFNAYQVDPKLYTIIFGESLLNDAISIVMFETCQKFHGSPARFSSFFEGVGLFLMTFMVSLLIGLAVGILVALILKHTHIRRFPQIESCLILLIAYESYFFSNGCHMSGIVSLLFCGITLKHYAYYNMSRRTQITIKYIFQVLARLSENFIFIYLGLELFTEVELVYKPLLIIVTSVSICVARWCSVFPLSNFVNWMYKVKTLRSMRGTATTSTAIPEEIPYNYQVMTFWAGLRGAVGVALAMGIQGEFKFTLLATVLVVVVLTVIIFGGTTAGMLEVLNIRTGCVDDNEQSDDEFDIEAPRPPAVLRGGMMPSSYSDGTSAINSTANLAAGESQTDLLADFPPTANEFSAQTGNSVNSFARLSLDKEQIKEALGNIFNSDSRWFQNFDEQVLKPVFLDNNSQPHREGSDSPSLH, from the coding sequence ATGGGATCTGAGGTCTTATCGCTGGTAGTAAAAGTACTATGGGTTGCCGGGAGGGCTTTTGCTCAGAGTAGGACACAAGAAGACGATGAATTGCTACCACCTGGTGGACCTGATAAAGATATACCTATACCTGACGATCCTGGCCAAGACGTGAATCCGGTAACGGAAGAAATGTTTTCTTCATGGGCGCTTTTCATCTTATTATTCCTACTGATCTCGGCATTATGGTCAAGTTACTACTTAACTCAAAAACGTATTAGAGCCGTTCATGAAACGGTTCTATCGATCTTCTACGGTATGGTTATTGGACTAGTAATTAGAATGACGCCGGGTCATTATATTCAAGACACGGTGACTTTTAACAGTTCttatttcttcaatgttTTACTTCCACCGATTATCCTTAATTCAGGTTatgaattgaatcaagTGAATTTCTTTAACAATATCCTTTCCATTTTGACATTTGCGATACCGGGTACATTCATATCAGCAGTGGTTTTAGGGGTCATCATATTCATCTGGACTTCCTTGGGATTAGAAGGTGTCAACATTTCATTTGTGGATGCACTATCGGTGGGGGCAACGTTGTCGGCAACAGATCCAGTTACCATTCTTTCTATTTTCAATGCTTATCAAGTGGATCCTAAATTGTATACCATTATCTTTGGTGAATCACTTTTAAACGATGCAATTTCTATTGTTATGTTTGAAACTTGTCAAAAATTCCATGGAAGTCCTGCTAgattttcttccttctttgaaGGTGTTGGTCTTTTCCTCATGACATTTATGGTTTCCTTATTGATCGGACTGGCTGTTGGTATCTTAGTAGCATTGATTCTAAAGCATACCCACATTAGAAGGTTTCCACAAATTGAAAGTTGTCTCATTCTTCTGATTGCATATGAGTcttatttcttttccaacGGTTGCCACATGTCGGGAATCGTATCGTTACTATTCTGCGGTATAACGTTAAAGCATTATGCCTACTATAATATGTCAAGAAGAACACAAATTACTATAAAATACATTTTCCAGGTATTGGCAAGATTATcagaaaatttcatctttatctaTTTGGGATTGGAGCTATTCACAGAGGTTGAATTGGTCTATAAACCATTGCTGATCATTGTCACATCTGTTTCAATCTGTGTGGCTCGTTGGTGTTCGGTGTTCCCACTATCcaattttgtcaattgGATGTATAAAGTGAAAACTCTCAGATCAATGAGAGGTACCGCTACTACTTCGACGGCTATCCCCGAAGAGATTCCTTATAATTACCAAGTGATGACTTTTTGGGCTGGTTTACGTGGTGCTGTAGGTGTAGCGCTAGCAATGGGGATTCAAGGTGAATTCAAGTTCACTCTTTTGGCAACGGTGCTTgttgtggtggtgttgACGGTTATTATTTTTGGTGGGACTACAGCTGGTATGTTGGAAGTTCTCAACATTAGAACAGGCTGTGTGGATGACAATGAACaaagtgatgatgaatttgatatAGAGGCACCTAGACCTCCAGCTGTCCTACGTGGAGGTATGATGCCATCATCATATTCAGATGGAACGTCTGCCATTAACTCTACCGCCAATCTTGCTGCAGGTGAGAGTCAAACTGATCTACTTGCAGATTTTCCACCAACTGCTAACGAGTTTAGCGCCCAAACCGGCAATTCTGTTAATTCTTTTGCTCGACTATCATTGGATAAAGAACAGATCAAAGAAGCTCTTGGaaacattttcaattcagaTTCTCGCTGGTTCCAAAATTTCGATGAACAAGTTTTGAAACCTGTTTTCTTAGACAATAATTCCCAACCACATAGAGAGGGAAGTGATTCGCCTTCGTTACATTGA
- the NDC1 gene encoding Ndc1p (similar to uniprot|P32500 Saccharomyces cerevisiae YML031W NDC1 Nuclear envelope protein with multiple putative transmembrane domains), translated as MLDSPVPLSSRYSYHAIFSDICKTRFNHLATRLSLTLTFFQALVIVFFSSGQQSNLEWLLALPLRFFLLYLCFLLIVITRKNYLHVDFKGYSNVVKLILGQTFSISTLVYQMIYSLCCFLLSLAVSDCLGLTSMSSSHAFTQSYRLHVWVLIPTIYTLQHCLFDLDRLSFNFESHFQPPQQYIASRVRKILIKSGILSIFLAIVAPLTLASSSSYWFIGFKNNLKLLLLAFWEFANLEFVNIAFNAHMSIGCLHKGKPISSLSSTPMETLATGLSSKKQFTKLTAFQELSYRATSSDLSLRLPLYHTRYRNTHIWPVILRESLLVIQETNDTVTKYLNTLENTMSLQDSLKRRSPISFADENEKLFGNQATVTSSGSSSGIASFPGSPPTVSSNGISHRITLRDDNVLLLKNLRKQRSSASSGDLLGATHSFNEPIITHETTLLTVLIRIAQKVKESINSFFFPSAVTSQEHRPQLSIIEAWSISKKRQAETLVPLPVCHAECIISLMGLLINAIDEDPKGGVVSSVGEVLKTLERSVGALGKFADWNPDSKKKSEDEKETPDGISILYDLSISAFLEIVLKYNVLLNDVYLDDDVVKLSKWVLDMCSK; from the coding sequence ATGTTAGATTCTCCTGTACCGTTGTCTTCTAGGTACAGTTACCATGCAATCTTTAGCGATATTTGCAAAACGAGATTTAACCATTTAGCAACCCGATTGTCATTGACGCTAACTTTCTTCCAAGCCTTAGttattgtatttttttctagTGGTCAGCAGTCCAATTTGGAATGGTTACTGGCACTGCCATTGAGGTTTTTCCTCTTATACCTgtgttttcttttgattGTTATTACCAGGAAAAACTACCTACATGTAGATTTTAAAGGCTATTCGAATGTTGTTAAGCTGATATTGGGACAAACATTCAGTATTTCTACGCTAGTCTACCAAATGATCTACTCCCTGTGTTGTTTTCTTCTCTCTTTGGCGGTAAGTGATTGTCTAGGATTGACATCAATGAGTTCATCTCATGCTTTTACACAGAGCTATAGATTACACGTATGGGTGCTCATTCCCACGATATACACGTTACAACACTGCCTCTTCGATTTGGATAGACTGtcattcaattttgaaagtcACTTCCAACCACCTCAACAGTACATTGCATCTCGTGTCCGTaagattttgatcaaaagTGGTATATTAAGCATATTTCTGGCAATTGTAGCACCACTAACACTTGCCTCTAGTAGTTCGTATTGGTTTATTGGCTTTAAGAATAATCTAAAATTGCTTCTATTAGCATTTTGGGAGTTTGCCAATTTGGAATTCGTCAATATCGCCTTTAACGCACATATGTCGATTGGTTGTCTGCATAAGGGGAAACCTATATCATCTTTATCCTCTACACCAATGGAAACCCTGGCCACTGGCTTGAGTTCTAAGAAGCAATTCACTAAATTGACCGCTTTTCAAGAGTTATCATACAGAGCTACGTCCTCTGATTTATCGCTAAGATTACCGCTTTACCATACACGCTACAGAAATACTCACATATGGCCTGTAATCCTAAGAGAATCGCTATTGGTAATTCAGGAGACAAATGATACGGTTACCAAGTATTTGAACACATTAGAAAATACTATGTCGTTACAGGattcattgaaaaggaGAAGTCCAATCTCTTTCgctgatgaaaatgaaaaattgtttggaAATCAAGCTACAGTTACATCCTCtggatcttcttctggtatTGCAAGCTTCCCTGGGTCTCCGCCAACGGTATCCTCTAATGGCATATCTCATAGAATTACACTCAGAGATGATAACGTGCTTTTACTCAAAAATTTGCGTAAACAGAGATCAAGTGCATCCAGCGGTGATCTTTTGGGAGCTACACACTCATTTAACGAGCCAATTATCACCCATGAGACTACTTTACTCACTGTTTTGATTAGAATAGCTCAAAAGGTGAAAGAAAGTATAAATTCATTCTTCTTCCCTTCTGCAGTGACATCTCAGGAACATCGTCCACAGCTCTCGATAATTGAAGCTTGGagtatttcaaagaaaagacaGGCAGAGACATTGGTACCATTACCGGTGTGTCATGCAGAGTGCATAATATCCCTTATGGGGTTATTGATCAACGCgattgatgaagatccCAAAGGTGGGGTCGTATCGTCGGTTGGTGAAGTGCTCAAGACTTTAGAGAGATCCGTTGGTGCATTGGGTAAATTTGCCGATTGGAATCCAGattcgaagaaaaaatcagaagatgaaaaggaaactCCCGATGGCATTTCCATTCTCTACGATCTATCCATCAGTGCATTTTTGGAGATTGTTCTCAAATACAACGTACTCCTCAACGATGTCTACTTAGACGATGATGTCGTCAAGTTGAGTAAGTGGGTACTAGATATGTGTAGTAAGTAG
- the RAD52 gene encoding recombinase RAD52 (similar to uniprot|P06778 Saccharomyces cerevisiae YML032C RAD52 Protein that stimulates strand exchange by facilitating Rad51p binding to single-stranded DNA anneals complementary single-stranded DNA involved in the repair of double-strand breaks in DNA during vegetative growth and meiosis) encodes MESKNGLHFKSNEDIQAKLDKKLGPEYISKRVGFGSSRVAYIEGWKVINLANQIFGFNGWSTEVKSVMVDFLDEKQGRFCIGCTAIVRVTLDNGTYREDIGYGTVENERRKSAAFERAKKSAVTDALKRSLRGFGNALGNCLYDKEFLSRIDKVKFDPPDFDEGNLFRPSDEISEATRANTTEDSGPPSKRRQLTNIKSEHTAAQPRLPAHTAVSNNNNTNSPTNADPDQDDLLDDSLMFSDDFQDDDLIRMGEKPELPLQDHRPGPRAIGQPPQQKPPSAGPSDPVTFVNARGAKSLQDKIPITEENVFDPKYNAQSVRHKIDQTTSKHVPISVLKEKGIESSRDTIYQNFAPKGKQLDVKADTNTTPTEANDTSSSSNNRFAPPTAVVHPNSSSFITQQQPRAVPVRREVGRPKVNPLNLRKTNP; translated from the coding sequence ATGGAGTCCAAGAATGGGTTACATTTCAAAAGCAACGAAGATATTCAGGCAAAACTAGACAAAAAACTAGGCCCAGAATATATATCTAAAAGGGTCGGGTTTGGTAGTAGTAGAGTTGCATACATTGAAGGGTGGAAAGTTATAAATCTTGCTAACCagatatttggatttaatGGTTGGTCTACAGAAGTAAAGAGTGTAATGGTTGATTTCTTGGATGAGAAACAGGGGAGGTTTTGTATCGGTTGTACTGCAATAGTGCGTGTTACGTTGGATAATGGTACATATAGAGAAGATATTGGATATGGTACTGTGGAAAATGAACGTCGTAAATCAGctgcatttgaaagagctaAAAAATCTGCTGTTACCGATGCCTTGAAAAGATCTCTAAGAGGGTTTGGTAATGCACTAGGTAATTGTCTCTACGATAAGGAGTTTCTCTCGAGAATCGATAAGgtaaaatttgatccaCCAGACTTTGATGAAGGTAATCTTTTCAGACCTTCAGATGAGATTAGTGAAGCCACTAGAGCTAATACTACAGAAGATTCAGGTCCGCCAAGCAAAAGGCGGCAACTCACAAATATCAAATCTGAACATACAGCAGCACAACCAAGACTACCAGCACATACAGCTGTATctaataacaataatacTAATAGTCCCACAAATGCTGATCCAGATCAGGATGATTTACTCGATGATTCTCTGATGTTTAGTGACGATTTccaagatgatgatttaaTAAGGATGGGTGAAAAACCAGAACTGCCGCTTCAAGATCATCGACCGGGACCCAGAGCAATAGGACAACCACCACAACAAAAACCACCTTCTGCGGGTCCTTCTGATCCAGTAACTTTTGTCAACGCCAGAGGAGCCAAATCTTTACAGGACAAGATACCCATTACGGAAGAAAATGTTTTCGATCCAAAGTACAACGCTCAATCTGTTAGGCATAAGATTGATCAAACTACGTCTAAACATGTCCCAATAAGTGTcttaaaggaaaaaggtATAGAATCATCAAGAGATACtatttatcaaaattttgctCCCAAGGGCAAACAATTGGACGTAAAAGCAGATACTAACACTACACCAACAGAGGCTAATGATACCAGCTCTAGCAGTAACAACAGATTCGCTCCTCCAACAGCAGTAGTCCATCCCaactcatcttcattcattacacaacaacaaccaagGGCCGTTCCCGTACGCAGAGAAGTTGGCAGACCAAAGGTAAATCCATTGAATCTGCGAAAGACTAACCCATAG